Proteins from one Clostridium cellulovorans 743B genomic window:
- a CDS encoding methyl-accepting chemotaxis protein gives MNSNPELLTHVKKVNKIVSYILIFFALTSLIMTILLKKPIPLLGNISIFLGAALSIAFFKKQGFEKKVMYIATLAFTIYALTSFPVAPSIATSILLLMLSFCIIALYLNKLLVLINGIVIFIALIILQVLVKPIFNPEDFIPSLILIIIINLCLFFLTDWGEKLIFSANEKETTARNLLMELEKTMDVILTSNYSLNSDITNCNDNVGVVHEISNSMATTVQEITKGVVGQTESVNHINRMMKEADGKVSEITNFSKQLADVSSNANQVVREGSEKVSIMANQISIIGESVSKSYETVIELSNNMDEVNNFLIGITQISEQTNLLALNASIEASRAGESGKGFAVVADEVRKLAEQSGSTVEQINKIITKIKEKTQNVLIEVNKGHTAMKEGKTYGEQVNNSFNMIQSSFNNINKFISEEISKIDNLASLFSKINMESESIASIAEEHSASTEELLATTEELNANIATIYSLLKQIKDSSDKLQNVINNNIFNV, from the coding sequence ATGAATAGTAACCCTGAATTATTAACTCATGTAAAGAAAGTTAATAAAATTGTTTCATATATACTGATTTTCTTTGCTCTCACATCCCTTATAATGACTATATTATTGAAAAAGCCTATACCACTATTAGGAAATATCTCTATCTTTTTAGGCGCCGCTTTATCTATAGCATTTTTTAAAAAGCAGGGATTTGAAAAAAAAGTTATGTATATTGCAACACTAGCTTTTACAATTTATGCGCTTACTAGTTTTCCAGTAGCACCTTCTATAGCAACATCCATATTGCTGCTGATGCTATCATTTTGTATTATAGCCCTTTATTTAAATAAGTTATTAGTACTGATTAACGGAATTGTCATTTTTATTGCTTTAATTATATTGCAAGTTTTAGTGAAGCCTATATTTAACCCTGAGGATTTTATACCAAGCTTGATACTAATTATTATCATTAACCTTTGTCTATTTTTCTTAACAGATTGGGGTGAAAAATTAATTTTTTCTGCTAATGAGAAAGAAACAACAGCTAGAAATCTATTAATGGAATTAGAAAAAACAATGGATGTAATCCTCACAAGCAACTACTCTTTAAATAGTGACATTACTAACTGTAATGATAATGTTGGTGTAGTACATGAAATAAGTAATTCTATGGCAACAACTGTTCAAGAAATCACGAAAGGTGTAGTTGGTCAGACTGAGAGCGTCAATCATATAAACCGTATGATGAAGGAAGCAGATGGAAAGGTCTCTGAAATAACTAACTTTTCAAAACAACTGGCTGATGTTTCATCTAACGCTAATCAAGTGGTTCGTGAAGGCTCTGAAAAGGTTAGTATAATGGCTAATCAAATAAGTATTATTGGTGAATCTGTATCAAAATCTTATGAAACGGTTATTGAACTAAGTAATAATATGGATGAGGTAAATAATTTTCTTATAGGAATAACTCAAATTTCAGAGCAAACTAATCTTTTAGCTTTAAATGCATCGATAGAAGCTTCTAGAGCTGGCGAATCAGGTAAAGGTTTTGCTGTGGTAGCAGACGAAGTAAGAAAACTTGCTGAACAAAGTGGAAGTACTGTTGAACAAATTAATAAAATCATTACTAAAATAAAGGAAAAAACTCAAAATGTACTTATTGAGGTGAATAAAGGCCATACAGCCATGAAGGAAGGTAAGACCTATGGCGAACAGGTTAATAATAGCTTTAATATGATCCAAAGTTCCTTTAATAATATAAATAAATTTATATCTGAAGAGATTAGTAAAATTGATAACTTGGCTAGCTTATTTTCTAAAATCAACATGGAATCTGAGAGTATAGCTTCCATTGCTGAAGAACATTCTGCTTCTACAGAAGAACTGCTAGCAACTACTGAAGAACTTAACGCTAATATAGCGACTATTTATAGCCTTCTAAAACAAATAAAAGACTCTAGTGACAAACTTCAAAACGTCATAAACAACAATATATTCAATGTATAA
- a CDS encoding S41 family peptidase, whose protein sequence is MKNYKKILKPITAICIVFAWFFIGFKVRDYMIGSDIKYINEAKRLIESKYYGDMPQMDLKYLAVRGMLYNLGDKRANLLTPEIADRYLQYMDGNYGVIGISSDMEDGSFVVKGVRNGGPAEKAGILEGDKIVEIDGWKVRKDSTYSENAYRIIGPKNTAVKLVIERDGENLDFQVNRVQFQLLEAKMIHENIGYIKLSSFNLNAAELMKESLQEIKERNPKGIIWDLRDNSGGELNTAVTIINYFLSSGNIITTEYKDRKGATYAADSEKTIVDKFVPIVVLVNSSTMSAGEVSASAIQENERGILIGEKTYGKGTINSTYPLSDGALMELTDGAWYSAKMNSYNLIGVTPNIELKDEIKDNTDVILQRALEVLKK, encoded by the coding sequence ATGAAGAATTATAAGAAAATTTTAAAACCTATAACAGCAATATGCATAGTTTTTGCTTGGTTTTTTATTGGATTTAAGGTTCGTGATTATATGATTGGTTCAGATATAAAATATATTAATGAAGCAAAAAGACTTATTGAAAGTAAGTATTATGGGGACATGCCTCAGATGGATTTGAAGTATTTAGCAGTAAGAGGAATGCTTTATAATTTAGGAGATAAGAGAGCGAATCTTCTAACACCAGAAATAGCAGATAGATACCTACAATATATGGACGGAAATTATGGAGTCATAGGGATTTCTAGTGATATGGAAGATGGTTCTTTTGTTGTTAAAGGAGTAAGAAATGGCGGGCCAGCAGAAAAAGCTGGGATTCTTGAAGGAGATAAAATAGTAGAAATTGATGGGTGGAAAGTGCGAAAGGATTCTACATATTCTGAAAATGCCTATAGAATAATCGGTCCTAAAAATACTGCTGTGAAATTAGTAATAGAAAGAGACGGCGAAAATTTAGATTTTCAAGTTAATAGAGTTCAATTTCAGCTACTTGAGGCAAAAATGATCCATGAAAACATAGGTTATATAAAGTTAAGTTCCTTTAATTTGAACGCAGCAGAATTAATGAAAGAAAGTTTACAAGAAATTAAGGAGAGAAACCCTAAGGGAATCATATGGGATTTGAGAGATAATTCTGGTGGGGAGTTAAATACAGCTGTAACAATAATAAATTATTTTCTAAGTAGTGGAAACATAATCACTACTGAATATAAAGATAGGAAAGGAGCAACTTATGCTGCTGATTCTGAAAAAACAATAGTAGATAAGTTTGTGCCAATTGTAGTACTTGTTAATAGCTCCACTATGTCTGCAGGTGAGGTCAGTGCTTCCGCTATACAAGAAAATGAAAGAGGGATTTTAATAGGAGAGAAGACATATGGAAAAGGAACTATAAATTCAACATATCCTTTATCCGACGGAGCTTTAATGGAGTTAACTGACGGTGCTTGGTATTCCGCTAAAATGAATTCCTATAATCTTATCGGTGTTACACCAAATATTGAGCTAAAGGATGAGATAAAAGATAACACTGACGTAATATTGCAAAGGGCTTTAGAAGTACTTAAGAAATAA
- a CDS encoding response regulator transcription factor has translation MSKVLLVEDDSTLAFGIEYTLKNEGFDVILADNLAKARKAFETEKLDIVLLDVTLPDGNGYEFCREIRSNSTMAIIFLTSCNDEANVVMGLDLGADDYISKPVRIKELISRINAVMRRNGKAVDYANIIKSGNIEINVLKGKVKKAGKEIILTAVEYRLLLTLIEHSEQILSRNTILEKLWDIDGEFIDDNTLSVYIRRLREKIEDDASAPVHILTVRGVGYKWNSKVNY, from the coding sequence ATGAGCAAGGTTTTATTAGTAGAGGATGATAGTACCTTGGCATTTGGAATAGAATATACATTAAAAAATGAAGGTTTCGATGTTATATTAGCCGATAATTTAGCTAAAGCTAGAAAAGCTTTTGAAACGGAGAAATTAGATATTGTACTGTTAGATGTAACATTACCTGATGGAAATGGATATGAATTTTGCAGGGAAATAAGAAGCAATTCCACAATGGCTATTATATTTTTAACTTCTTGTAATGATGAAGCAAATGTAGTAATGGGCCTTGATTTAGGTGCAGATGACTATATTTCTAAACCTGTTAGGATAAAAGAGTTAATATCAAGAATCAATGCAGTAATGAGAAGAAATGGCAAGGCCGTGGACTATGCAAATATTATTAAATCAGGGAATATAGAGATTAATGTGCTTAAGGGAAAAGTAAAAAAAGCAGGTAAGGAAATCATATTAACTGCTGTTGAATATAGACTTCTTTTAACTTTAATTGAGCATTCAGAGCAAATATTAAGCAGAAACACTATTTTAGAAAAGTTGTGGGATATAGACGGAGAATTTATCGATGATAATACTCTATCAGTATATATTAGAAGATTAAGAGAAAAAATTGAGGATGACGCTTCGGCTCCTGTACATATTCTTACCGTAAGGGGAGTCGGGTACAAGTGGAATTCTAAAGTTAACTATTAA
- a CDS encoding HAMP domain-containing sensor histidine kinase encodes MEGILKNPELKSVVIKMVLLQLLLAILLFFVVNTGLVSLNNKIIDENAALVGHILSEYPQMEDNIAGYITKGADKEEIDNGRQVLKDFGYEKNMPLSHQTMYKDSFINIPIKIVLLALIYLIPIVLLLFFEYSRIFKKVRTIAFSADKVVEGDFSIIRKENLEGEFGKLSHSFDVMAERLKLNLEKLKEDKVLLKNIISDISHQLKTPLASLVILNDNLLQDKDMGEEIRMEFLNRSKAQLDRIEWLVENLLKMARLEADAIDFRYEKIQLSAPVQASVNYLRDLWKEKNQEIKINSEDNMFLYGDEEWLEEALANIIKNCVEHTGIGGKIDIELKETPLFNRIVIRDTGEGIDPKDLPHVFERFYSGNNSAKAKSVGIGLSLSRLIIEKQGGSISVNSVKGEGTEFVITFLKGII; translated from the coding sequence ATGGAGGGTATTTTAAAAAATCCTGAGTTAAAATCAGTTGTAATAAAAATGGTTTTATTACAATTGCTTTTAGCAATATTACTATTTTTTGTAGTAAACACTGGATTAGTTTCTTTGAATAATAAAATAATAGATGAAAATGCTGCATTAGTAGGGCATATACTTTCAGAATATCCGCAAATGGAGGATAATATTGCAGGTTATATAACAAAGGGAGCTGATAAAGAGGAAATAGATAATGGAAGACAAGTTTTAAAAGACTTTGGTTATGAAAAGAATATGCCACTTTCACATCAAACAATGTATAAGGATTCATTTATAAATATACCTATTAAGATAGTTTTGTTAGCACTTATTTACCTTATTCCAATAGTACTATTATTGTTTTTTGAATATAGTAGAATATTTAAAAAAGTAAGAACAATTGCTTTTTCTGCAGATAAGGTTGTGGAAGGAGACTTTAGTATAATACGAAAAGAAAATTTGGAAGGTGAGTTTGGAAAGTTAAGCCATAGTTTTGATGTTATGGCTGAAAGATTAAAATTAAATCTTGAAAAACTAAAGGAAGATAAAGTTTTATTAAAAAACATTATTTCAGATATATCCCATCAATTAAAAACTCCTCTTGCTTCTCTTGTAATATTAAATGACAATTTGCTTCAAGATAAAGATATGGGGGAAGAAATTAGGATGGAGTTTTTGAATAGGAGTAAAGCACAGCTAGACAGAATTGAATGGCTTGTTGAAAATCTTCTTAAAATGGCAAGGCTTGAGGCAGATGCTATAGACTTTCGATACGAAAAAATACAATTATCAGCGCCAGTTCAAGCGTCAGTAAATTATTTAAGAGATTTGTGGAAAGAAAAAAATCAAGAAATAAAGATTAACAGTGAAGATAATATGTTTCTTTACGGAGATGAAGAATGGTTAGAAGAAGCTTTAGCCAATATTATAAAAAATTGTGTTGAGCATACAGGTATAGGTGGCAAGATTGATATTGAGTTAAAAGAAACACCTTTATTTAACAGAATAGTAATAAGAGATACTGGGGAAGGTATAGACCCAAAAGATCTTCCACATGTATTTGAAAGATTCTATAGTGGGAATAATTCAGCTAAGGCAAAAAGTGTAGGTATAGGTCTTTCACTATCAAGGCTTATTATAGAAAAGCAAGGGGGCAGTATTTCGGTTAATAGTGTAAAAGGTGAAGGGACGGAGTTTGTGATAACCTTTCTAAAAGGTATCATTTAG
- a CDS encoding ABC transporter ATP-binding protein has product MEILKTKDLCKSYGSGDLKVEALKNINISVNQGEFVAIVGASGSGKSTLLHLLGGIDKPTSGSVIVDGSDIYTLGEKELAVFRRRKVGFIFQSYNLIPVLTAEENMVMPLLLDNRTADEKYFEELLTILGLQDRRNHLPSELSGGQQQRVSIGRAMVYKPSIILADEPTGNLDSKNSKEIIELLQYSVKKYHQTLIVITHDLKIAAVADRVITIDDGCVVKNEVMRG; this is encoded by the coding sequence ATGGAAATTTTAAAGACTAAAGATTTGTGTAAGAGCTATGGTAGTGGTGATCTAAAAGTAGAGGCCCTTAAAAATATTAATATTTCAGTTAATCAAGGTGAGTTTGTTGCAATAGTTGGAGCAAGTGGTTCGGGAAAGAGTACTTTGCTTCATCTCCTTGGAGGTATCGATAAACCTACCAGTGGAAGTGTAATTGTTGATGGTTCTGATATATATACCTTAGGTGAGAAGGAACTTGCTGTTTTTAGAAGACGTAAGGTTGGGTTTATATTTCAATCCTATAATCTGATTCCAGTATTAACTGCAGAGGAAAATATGGTAATGCCTTTGCTTTTAGACAATAGAACTGCAGATGAAAAGTATTTTGAGGAGCTACTTACTATTTTAGGCCTTCAGGATAGAAGAAATCATCTTCCGTCAGAATTATCTGGAGGACAACAACAAAGAGTTTCTATAGGAAGGGCTATGGTTTATAAGCCTTCAATAATTCTTGCCGATGAGCCTACAGGAAACTTAGACAGCAAAAATAGCAAGGAAATAATAGAGCTTCTTCAGTACTCTGTTAAAAAGTATCATCAAACCTTGATTGTAATAACACACGATTTAAAAATAGCGGCTGTAGCAGATAGGGTAATAACAATTGATGATGGCTGTGTTGTGAAAAATGAGGTGATGAGAGGATGA